Proteins encoded in a region of the Zunongwangia endophytica genome:
- a CDS encoding RNA polymerase sigma factor, with the protein MVSKQIDQENDVQLLALIKKNNQLAFNRLYNKYWKRLFIYTANILNDKELAQDVLHDVFSTLWIKKDELEIESLEKYLFVAAKNKSISQFRKVKFTELDLSIIEKLSLKPEIETNLDFIDLKTVLNEVTQSLPARCREIFYMSKYNYYSNQEIAQHFNISQRTVENQLYLALKHIKHSLKQLILLLLIFSTR; encoded by the coding sequence GTGGTTTCAAAACAAATAGATCAAGAAAATGATGTTCAGCTTTTAGCACTTATAAAAAAGAACAACCAATTAGCTTTTAATAGGTTATATAATAAATATTGGAAAAGATTATTTATATATACCGCTAATATATTAAATGATAAAGAATTGGCTCAAGATGTTTTACATGATGTTTTTTCTACATTATGGATTAAAAAAGATGAGTTAGAAATTGAGTCTTTAGAGAAATATTTATTTGTAGCAGCAAAAAATAAATCGATATCTCAATTTCGAAAAGTGAAATTTACAGAATTAGATCTTTCTATAATAGAAAAGCTTTCTCTAAAACCCGAAATTGAAACTAATCTTGATTTTATAGATTTAAAAACGGTTCTAAACGAAGTTACCCAAAGTTTGCCTGCTCGTTGTAGAGAAATATTTTATATGAGTAAGTATAACTATTATTCAAATCAAGAAATCGCTCAGCATTTTAATATCTCACAAAGAACAGTAGAGAATCAACTTTATTTGGCATTAAAACATATTAAACATTCTCTAAAACAACTAATACTTCTTCTTTTAATATTTTCTACCCGTTAA
- a CDS encoding FecR family protein: protein MTKKQFLALADKFEQGLCSEKEEVLLYKFCEQAQFKSIVTSWDLSEESKIRIQLLKKIQQTIKIEQQNRHRFRWKHIRNLAGILVFLGVCGYIYFQQSNSISQAIPEDAITLQLEDGSLQIINEKDSSSISNKAGKVIGRHEGTRMLYMDTSKTTRIVYNTLRVPYGKKFEIELSDGTVAYLNSGTSIKYPSRFLANTNREIYITGEAFLAVAKDSSRPFIVNTDQLEVKVLGTKFNVFAYPEDEVSAVTLVEGAVSLQTAKNTSKNKTVAYLKPGFRGSLSKTENEITTEQVNTTMYTSWRDGKLVFRNMIFKNIIKKLERHYNVKINNKNEELAGKKFNMNFGNESLEGVLDGLKANYGIQYAKDYSGNITIQ from the coding sequence ATGACGAAAAAACAGTTTTTAGCATTAGCCGATAAATTTGAACAAGGATTATGTTCAGAAAAGGAAGAGGTATTATTATATAAGTTTTGTGAACAAGCTCAGTTTAAAAGTATTGTAACAAGTTGGGATCTCTCGGAGGAATCAAAAATTAGAATTCAACTGCTCAAAAAAATTCAGCAGACCATTAAAATAGAGCAACAGAATCGGCATAGGTTCAGGTGGAAACATATTAGAAACTTAGCTGGAATTTTAGTGTTTTTAGGTGTTTGTGGTTACATTTATTTTCAACAAAGTAATTCTATTTCACAAGCTATACCTGAGGATGCAATTACTCTTCAGCTAGAAGATGGTTCTCTTCAAATCATCAACGAAAAAGATAGCAGTTCAATTAGTAATAAAGCAGGAAAAGTGATTGGGCGGCATGAAGGTACACGTATGTTGTATATGGATACAAGTAAAACCACAAGAATAGTTTATAATACGCTAAGAGTTCCTTACGGTAAAAAATTTGAAATAGAACTATCAGATGGTACTGTAGCCTATCTTAATTCAGGTACTTCTATTAAATATCCTTCTAGATTTCTAGCAAATACAAATAGAGAGATTTACATAACGGGAGAAGCTTTTCTTGCTGTAGCTAAAGATTCGTCACGACCATTTATTGTAAATACAGACCAATTAGAAGTGAAAGTGTTAGGAACTAAATTCAATGTTTTTGCTTATCCAGAGGATGAAGTTTCAGCAGTAACTTTAGTAGAAGGGGCAGTTAGTCTTCAAACTGCTAAAAATACTAGTAAAAATAAAACGGTAGCTTATTTAAAGCCTGGTTTTAGAGGAAGTTTATCTAAAACTGAAAATGAAATTACAACAGAACAAGTTAATACGACTATGTATACTTCTTGGAGAGATGGGAAATTAGTTTTTCGGAATATGATCTTCAAGAATATTATAAAAAAATTAGAGCGGCATTATAACGTGAAAATCAATAATAAAAATGAAGAATTAGCTGGAAAAAAATTCAATATGAATTTTGGAAATGAATCTTTAGAAGGAGTTTTAGATGGCCTAAAAGCTAACTACGGAATACAATATGCTAAAGATTATTCGGGAAATATCACAATACAATAA